One Lycium barbarum isolate Lr01 chromosome 5, ASM1917538v2, whole genome shotgun sequence genomic window carries:
- the LOC132639423 gene encoding uncharacterized protein LOC132639423 — protein sequence MHNRHKFFLIGLMEPFQQSYKLESYRRRLGIDTALCNVSGKIWAFVNEDYQVTVMIDNVQQLTLKLHNVNSAEEMIVTLVNAKCDRMERVELWDSLHYLASNMTLPWLVGGDFNVICDEDEMFGDLPMTFNEVEDFRHFKANWITEVEGNAFMKFNSKLKNMRKALSQWSRATFGDIFQKISNLQEVIKVHEGLFEENPTLQNRVKLRHVEAELTRVYALVEEYWKQKAGMEWFQDGDRNSKLFHNYVNGRRKRLQLKRIQNNQGQWLDDEYDIAEEALRFFQDQFHQ from the exons ATGCATAATAGACACAAGTTTTTCCTGATAGGCCTTATGGAGCCTTTTCAGCAGTCTTACAAACTGGAAAGCTACAGGAGGAGATTGGGAATTGACACTGCTTTGTGTAATGTCTCTGGGAAAATATGGGCTTTTGTCAATGAAGATTATCAAGTCACAGTTATGATTGATAATGTGCAGCAGCTTACTCTAAAACTGCACAATGTGAATTCTGCAGAAGAGATGATTGTCACACTTGTTAATGCAAAATGTGACAGAATGGAAAGAGTTGAACTGTGGGATTCTTTGCATTATCTGGCCTCTAATATGACATTGCCATGGCTTGTTGGTGGAGACTTTAATGTCATATGTGATGAAGATGAGATGTTTGGGGACCTGCCAATGACTTTTAATGAAGTGGAGGATTTTAGACACT TCAAAGCAAACTGGATAACTGAGGTGGAAGGCAATGCCTTCATGAAGTTCAATTCCAAGTTGAAAAATATGAGGAAGGCACTGTCACAATGGAGTAGAGCAACATTTGGAGACATTTTTCAGAAAATCTCCAATCTTCAAGAAGTGATTAAAGTTCATGAAGGTCTGTTTGAGGAGAATCCAACTCTGCAGAATAGAGTAAAGTTGAGACATGTGGAGGCTGAGCTGACTAGAGTATATGCTCTAGTAGAGGAATACTGGAAACAGAAGGCAGGTATGGAGTGGTTTCAAGATGGTGATAGGAATTCTAAATTATTTCACAATTATGTTAATGGTAGGAGGAAAAGGCTCCAGCTGAAAAGGATTCAAAATAATCAAGGGCAGTGGttagatgatgaatatgatattGCAGAGGAGGCTTTGAGATTTTTTCAGGATCAATTCCATCAGTAA